CTCAAAACTAGCAGATGATAGAGCAAAACAAAGCGAAGCTTTAATAGAAGATAGCAAAAAAATTGAAGTTCTAATAAAGGAAAAAGCGTGAAAACCTACCTTGAAATCAGCGAGTTTTGCAAGCTGGTTCATCTAAACCGCCAAACTGTAGATGAGATGCTCGCTCGTGGGGCTTTAATCAGCAAAGAAGAAGATGGCAAAATCTACATAGAAGCTGATGAAAATAGCATCATAGCAAGTGGAGCAAAAAGCACTAGTGTAGAAAAAGCCCCAGAACAAAATAACTCTATTTTAGCCGGTGCGAGCTTTATAGAAAAAACGATAGGCACGATACTAAACCTACATGAAAAAGTCCTAGATGCCAAGGATGAAACGCTTGAAGCTCTAAAAAGTGAAAATAAATTTCTAAAAGAAGCACTTTACTCAATGCAAGAACTTTACGATGAGGATAGAAAAACAGTAGAAACACTAAATAATCAGCTAAAAATCGCCCAAGATGAAGTGGAGTTTATGAAACGCAAATACAAACTAATGTGGGATAAAACCGTAGCAAGCTTCGCTGCTGGCGCAACAGAGCAAAGCAAACAAGCAGAACAAAGCAATAGCTAGGAATTCTAGAATTTCTAGCAAGGAATTCTAGAATTCCTAGGCTTATTTATAAGTAGTTAAATGAATTTAATTTAAAATTGATTAAAAGCTTAAAAAATTCCATAGGAATTTTTGGATTCTTATGGAATTTTTTAAAAAAATTAAACTTAAAAAAGGGGAAAAAATGAAAGAAAATCATTACGAAGTCGTCATCATAGGTGGCGGTATCAGTGGCTCAGCAGCAGCATATGTGCTCGCACGCTACACAGATATCAAGTCTGTTGCGATAGTGGAGAAATACGAGGGTCTCTCAACCCTAAACTCAAAATGCACCGCAAACTCTCAAACCATCCACTGCGGTGATATAGAGACAAACTACACTTACGAGAAAGCAGCAGTAGTAAGCAAAAAAGCAAATATGATTTCAAAATACGGCCTTCAACACGGTCTAAATGAAAAACACATGTTCGCTGGTCAAAAAATGGCAATAGGCGTAGGTGATGAAGAATGTGAAAAAATCAAAGCTAGATATGAAGAGTTCAAAACTCTTTATCCTTATCTAGAATTCTTTGATAAAGAAACGCTAAAGCAAATCGAGCCAAAGATTATCTTTGATAGAGATGGCAAAGAACGCCCAGAAAATGTAGTAGGTATGGGCTCAAGAGGCGGTCAATACACTACGGTTGATTATGGTGCGTTTTCAAACAGCTTTGCAAATAACGCAAAAGCGCAAGAGGGAAAAACCTGCGATGTGTATCTAAACAGCCAAGTAACAAAAATCGCAAATGTAGGCGGAAAGTTCTATATAACAACCAAAAATAATCTTAGCATAAGTGCTGATTTTGTGCTAGTAGATGCTGGTGCGCACTCACTTTACCTTGCTCATCAAATGGGCTATGGTCTAGAAAAATCATGCTTTCCAGTAGCTGGAAGTTTTTATATGACAAAGCAAAAACTGCTAAATGGTAAAGTTTATATGGTTCAAAATCCAAAACTACCATTTGCCGCACTTCATGGAGATCCAGATTTGGCTGAGGGTTGGTGTACTCGCTTTGGTCCAACAGCACTTGTTATCCCTCAGCTTGAGCGTTATCACGGACATGTGGTTACATTTTTGGAGTTTTTTAAGACCTTGCGTTTAGATTCAAAGGTTATCTCAGCTGGATTTGACCTGCTAAAAGACAGCGATATCCGCAACTATATCTTGCGCAATTTCTTGTTTGAAATTCCACTTATTAACAAAAGCACCTTTATAAAAGATGTTCGCAAAATAGTGCCTAGCATACAACCAGATGAGTTAAGATACGCTAGTGGCTTTGGTGGTGTTCGCCCTCAAGTAGTAGATAAAATCCAGAAAAAACTACTTCTTGGCGAGGCTAGTATAAACGAATGTCCAGGCGCAATCTTTAACATGACTCCAAGTCCAGGTGCTACAAGCTGTCTAGGCAACGCAAAACGCGATGCGATAGAGATTTGTAAATATCTTGGCAAGAGCTTTAATGAGGATAAATTCCACGCTGAGCTAGAGGGCTAATGAAATTACTTAGCACGGAGATTTGCGGATATAAAGTTCCGCTTGTTTATGAGCTTGATGAGAGCTTAGGGCTTGTTAGTTTGCGTCTTATTTTTAAAAACGCAGGTAAAATAGCATGCAAAATCCCAGGGACTGCGTATTTGCTAGCAAGAGTGCTAGAAGAGGGCGCAAAAGGCGATGCTGATTTTTATAAAAAGCTTGAGATAAAAGGCATTGAACTCTCAGTCCAAACAGGGACTGAGAGCTTTAACATTTCGCTTTTGTGTCTTAAAGAGCATTTTGCATATGCTTTAAATATGTTAAATGAGCTTTTATCGGCTCCAAAGTTTGAGCCTGAGTGCTTTGAGCTTGTAAAGACAAAGACTCTTGGCTACATCAGCGCAAGCAAAAGCAACCTAGACCATCAAGCAAAACTCATGCTAAATAAGCTAATTTTTGAAAATCATCCTTTTGGTTTTTCTAAGCGTGGCGATGAAGAAAGCTTAGCAAAGATTGAGCTAAGCGATGTTGTGAGTTTTTTTAAAGAAAACTTAATTTTAGAAAATCTCTTTATCGTCCTTGGCGGAAACGCAAAAACTGAAGAGCTAAAACTAGATTTTGCTAATCGTGGCGAGCAAAAACACTTTGGCAATGCTTGTATACAAAGCGATCTTTATAAAGAGCTAAAAATGCCAAGCGAGCAAGCCTATATTTATTTTGCTGCGCCTTTTCATGTGGCTAGCAATAAGCATTATAAAGCTAAGGTGGCTACCTTTATCCTAGGCTCAAGTGGCTTTGGCTCTAGGCTTATGGAAGAAATCCGTGTAAAACGAGGGCTAGCATATAGTGCTTATGCCAAAAATACTTTTAGCCTTTATAAAAGCGGAGTTTTTGGCTATTTACAGACCAAAAACGAAAACAAAAATGAAGCTATAGAGTTAGTAAAAAAGATATTTTTTGATTTTACTAGCCAAGGAATTAAAGAAGCTGAGCTAGAGAGCACAAAAAACTTCTTGCTAGGCAGTGAGGCTCTAGCAAAAGAGACGCTATTTAAGCGTCTTAGTATAGCTCAGTATGAGCATTACATGGACTACGAGCTAGGTCATATAGATAGGGATTTAGAGAGCATAAAAGCACTCTCGCTAAAAGAGCTAAACGCCTTTATCTTAGCTCATACTGAGATTTGCTCGCTTTCTTTTGCGGTGATTCATGGCTAGCTTTGAGGCAGCTGATAGCAGTGATTTACGCCTTGTGGGCGTATCTAGCTTGCTTGATTTAGCCTTGCTTTTGCCTGTTGGTTTTGAGGATTTTAGCTGTACTGACGAGCCTAGAGTAGGGCAAATGTGCAATGTAGCTGTAAATATACAAAGCCAGCACACAGCAGCTAGAACACTGCAAATCACAGCTTTTGCTCCACTTTGGAATGCTTATATAAAAATCGCTATTTTTAATGCTAGTAGGTGGCACTACGCTGCGTTTAAAAGTGGAAAAGAGCTGATTTTACATGGCAAGCTTGGCGAATACGGCGGTTTTCTTAGCCTTCAAAACCCAAAAATTCTAAAAGAGCTAAGTGGAATTAAAGCTTATTTTAAGCTTGGCTTAAAAGATGAGAGAATTCTAGAGCTAAAAGCAAAGTATTTAAATGCTAAAAATCTAGCACTTTGTGGGCTCAATGATAATGAAATAAACACACTTTTAGCCCTAAACGCAAATGATAAAAACGCAAAAGAATTACTTGATAATTTGCCAAATAATAAAGAAGTTTTAAATATCTTAAAATTTACTGAAATCTACAATCATATCCGCAAACTAAGTTCTAAAAAGACAATTTTCTCAGCGCAAAAAATCAGCCCAAATGACATCAGAGAGTGGCTAAAAAGCCTACCTTTTGTGCCAACTGGCGACCAGCTAAAAGCTATAGATGATATCAAAAATGATCTAAAAAGCGACCAAGCCAAGCGTCGTGTGATAATGGGAGATGTAGGCAGCGGCAAAAGCCTTGTGATGTTTGCTACTGCGCTACTTGCTGCGCCAAAAAAGAGTATTATCATGGCTCCAACTAGCATTTTAGCGCAGCAACTCTACAGCGAGGCAAAAAGGCTGCTACCAAGTGATTTTTCTATTTTGCTAGTCCAAAGTGGGGATAAAAAAGTAGATTTTTCTAACGCCACGCTTATCATCGGCACACATGTGCTATTGTATCAAAAACTGCCAAAATGCGCTGTTATCATGATAGACGAACAACACCGCTTTGGCTCTGCCCAACGCCATAAAATTGAGCTTCTAAGCTCTCAAGGCGAGGATGAAAAAGGAGGCCTTGCTAGGAATTCTAGAATTCCTAAGCAAAACGATGAGCAAAACGATAAGCAAGAGGGCGAGCAGATTTTGTCGCAAAATTACAGTGCAAACGCTCGCGCGCATTTTTTACAATTTAGCGCCACGCCTATCCCACGGACTCTTGCGCTTATTAACTCGCGTTTTGTTAGCTACTCGTTTTTAAAGCAAATGCCTTTTGAAAAGCAGATTTTGACAAAAATCATCAAAAACACTGATTTTAACGCACTCTTAGAGCATATCCGCACGCAAATAGAGCAGGGCAAACAAACCATCATCGTCTATCCGCTAGTCGCATCAAATGAGCGCAGCAACTACACCAGCCTTGAAGAAGCCAAAAGCTTTTGGTTTTCTCGTTTTAAGGGCGTTTATGCCACGCACGGCAAGGATAAGGAAAAAGAAAATATTGTAGCTAATTTTGCCCAAAACGGAAATATTTTACTCTCAACCACGATTATTGAGGTAGGGATTTCTCTGCCACGCCTTAGCACCATTGTAGTAGTCGGTGCTGAGCGACTTGGTCTTGCTAGCCTTCATCAGCTGCGTGGCAGAGTGGGGCGGCATGGCGGGCAGGGTTGGTGCTTTCTTTTTACCAAGATGAGCACGCCGCCACAAAGGCTAATTGATTTTTGCGCCACGCTAGATGGCTTTGAGGTCGCAAACATCGACTACAAAAACCGCCAAGGCGGTGATATCCTTGATGGCAGCATTCAGCACGGAGCGACTTTTAGATTTTACGAGCTTGAAGAAGACATAACAACTGCGGCGCAGGCTAGAGCGCAAGTTTAGGAATTCTAGAATTCCTAAACTAGAATTCCTAAACTAGAATTCCTAATCTAGAATTCCTAATCTAGAATTTCCCAATCTAGAATTCCTAGAAAATATCTACAAATCTAGAATTCCTAATCTAGAATTCCTGGCGCAAATTTTGCGTAATTAAAACTTTGTTTATCTCATTTAGCTAAAATCACAGCCATATTTCACAAAAAAGGATAAAAAATGGCACAAATCGGTATAGTTTTTGGCAGCCACTTTGGCAGAAACGAAACTGCTGGCGCAGCAAAATACGCAGCTGATTACATCGCTAGCAAAACTGGCGCTGATATCATCAACGCAACTGAGCTTACAGAAAACTTCATTGCTAGCCACGAAAAGCTAATCTTCGTAGCCAGCACACACAAAAAAGGCGAGCTTCAAGAAGATTTCCAAAACAAACTTGATGTAGTAAAAGCAGCTGATTTTAGCGGCAAAACATTAGCACTTGTTGGACTTGGCGGTACCGCAAATCACGCCGACACATTTTGCGATGGACTAGTGGAGTTTTTGCCACATATCCGTGGCGCAAAACTAGTTGGCGCATACGATGATGGCGGCTATGCTTACAAAAACAGCCTTGCTTTTATAAACGGTAAGTTCGTTGGACTTGTCCTAGATGTAAAAGCAGATGCTGACTGGAAAGCTCGCACTGATAAATGGCTAGAGAGCATTAGAGCTGATTTTGGCTTTACTTACTAAGCTTTTAGAGCTTTTTAAAAAGCACTAGAATTCCTAAGGGAATTCTAGAATTCTACTATTCTTTTTTATTATCAAAAATTCTCAAAAAACATAAGTTTAGGCTATAATTAGCTTCTTTAAAAAAGACTATTGCCAAGGTAAAAATATCAAAGTGATCATAGATTTTTATTCTTTTATCTACAAAATCTTTCAAATCACACTCAAAAGTAGTTTTTATATCTAATTCTAGAAGGAATTCTAGCTTAGGGAATTCCAGAATTCCTAGTGTAACTTTTCTAAAAAATCTAGAATTCCTAGGGAATTTGATATAAGAATTCTAGTTTAAAGAATTTTAGTTTTTTGGGAATTCTAGAATTTCAAGGAATTTTAGATAAGGAATTCTAGAATTCCTTGAAAACCAAAAACTTAACTTTGTGCTAAGAAATTATAATTTTGTTACTAAATAAAATATGAGCAAAAGTTCGTAAAATTCATCATATAAAAGGTAAAATGCTAGGTGTATTTTATATTTTGTATTGAAAACTATAATTTTCAAACTTTTATAAATATCCACTTTTGCCCCTGCTACTATATCATAGAAAGCTTATTATTTCATCTTTTACTTACTTTACCTTTTGAGCGATGAGACTTAACCGCAAAATAAAAAGTATAATTTAGCTAAAAATTTAACTCTTATTATATGTATTATTTTATGTTATATTTAACGCAGAATTATTTGTATGATTTTGGATATTTGACTTAAAAACAAAGAGATAAAAAATACCCCATAACCCCAAAAAAGTAAAATAAAAAATGTGAAATAAAAAGGCTAGGGAATTCTAGAATTCCTAGCTAAAAGAAAATAGGGAATTCTAGAATTCCCTAGCTAAAAGAAAAACCGCCCTATTCTTTTGGCGATTATTTGTAGATATTTTTAGCTCTCATCGCTTAGTTCGATGACCTGGGCGTCGTTACTTGGTTCATACTCTATGCCTACAAAGCGGCTGTAGTTTTTATCAAAGCGCATTTTTATAGACCCTGTAGGTCCATTGCGGTTTTTGCCGATGATTATTTCAGCGTCCTCTACGCTTTGTGCGCGAAAGCCAGCGTCTACTGCCTTGCCCTCGCTTGCACCTTTGGCTTCTTGTTCTTTGGCTTCTTGTTCTTTATAGTAGTCACTGCGGTAGACAAAAAGTATCATATCAGCATCTTGTTCGATTGCGCCTGATTCTCTTAGATCGCTTAGCTGCGGGCGTTTGTTTGCGCGGCTCTCCAAAGAGCGGTTTAGCTGTGAGAGCGCAATTATCGGTATTTCAAGCTCACGGGCAAGCAGTTTTAGCTGGCGTGAGATTTCAGCGATTTGAAGGTGGCGTTCGGCAAAATTGCTAGAGTTTGTCATAAGACCGATATAATCAATCACGCAAAGCCCTATATTTGGATTTTTCTCTTTTAGCTTGCGTAGTTCTGTGCGGACTTTGTGGACGGTCACATCGCCACTATCATAGATGTAAAAATCATAGCTTCCTATCTTTTCACAAGTGTCTTGAATACCCTCTATATCCTCATCGCTTAGACTCACGCCTTTTAGAATTTTGCCAAACTCCACGCTTGTTAGCGAGCTAAACATCCTAAACATTAGCTGTTCGCTAGGCATCTCAAGGCTGAAAAACACAGCGCCTATGCCATTATCAAGCACTTTTTCTACTATATTTAAAGCAAAAGTCGTCTTTCCCATACCAGGGCGAGCGGCAATGATGACAAAATCGCCATTTTTTAGCCCATTTGTGTAGCGGTCTAGCTCGCCAAAACCAGTGCTGATGCCAAGCAGTCCAGTGCCCTCATCCTTCCTGCGTAAAATCTCAGCTGCTGCTAAAGTGGCTGCTTCTAGGGCTGTTTTGCAGCTAGTGTTTTTCTCCCCACCGCTAATTGCATATAGTTTTGCGCTAAGCTCGTCTAGTGCGTCATTTAGCGGCTTTTCGCTGATGATTTGTGGCACGCTTTGAGCCACTGCTAGCAGTCTGCGCTTGGCGGCTAGTTCTTTTAGATGCCTTGCGTATTTGATGACATCGATCACACCAGAGCTTGAAAGAGCGTCATTTAGAGCATTTTGCGCCACGCCAGCGCCTAGCTCTTTTGTGATAAACTTATCATCGATCGGCTCGCCTTTGCTAGCCAAATCGCTCATCGCCTTAAAGATTTGTGAATTATCTCTTGAGTAAAAATCATCCTTGTTAATAATCTCAGCCACATCAGAAAGCACTAAAGGATTAAACAAAATCGCACCCAAAACTGATGATTCAAAATCTAGTGAATATAAAGTCTCGTTCATTTTCTGCCCTTTAAAAACTTAAAAAAATCTAGAATTCCTATGTTTTTTTAGGAATTCTAGATTTAGGAATTCTAGATTTGTAGAGATTTTCTAGGAATTCTAGATCAGGAATTCTAGATTTAGCGCTCAAAAGCTCGCCCTACTCGCCACTTATCGCTTTTAGCTCGGCTAAAAAGCGTGGCACAAGCTCAGCTTCTTTTAGCCTAGCGATGACCTCTCCTTGCTTAATTATCATACCATTTCCCTTACCAAAGGCGATTGCTAAATCAGCCCCTTTTGCCTCGCCAAGAGCATTTACAATGCAACCCATAACGCTTATATTTAGAGGCTTTGTGATACCTGCGCAGGCTGCTTCAACCTGCTTTATCGCTGCTACTAGATCGCTTTGAAGCCTGCCGCAAGTAGGACATGAGATGATATTTACACCACTTGGCTGCACGCCGCTGTCTTGCAAAATCGCCTTTGCTACCTTTATCTCTTCTTCTAGCTCACCAGTAATGCTCACTCTCATCGTATCGCCGATGCCCTCAAGCAGTAGTCCGCCAAGTGCCATTGCGCTTTTTATACTAGCATGAAAGCTAGTGCCAGCCTCAGTCACACCTAGATGAAAAGGATACTCGCACAGCGGTCTAAGAGCCCTATATGCAGCCATCGTAGTAGGCACATCGCTAGCTTTTAGGCTAATTGCGATGTCTTTAAAGCCAAACTCTTCAAGCAAGCTGATATTATATAGCGCACTTTCAACCATAGCCTTTGGCGTGCGGCCGTGAGCTTTTTCAAACTGCGCTTCTAGACTGCCAGAGTTTACGCCTATGCGTATAGGCAGATTTCTTGCACCACAAGCATCCACCACGGCTTTTATATGGTCTTTTCCGCCGATATTTCCAGGATTTATTCGCACAGCATCTACAAACTTTGCCACCTCTACTGCGTAAGTGAAGTTAAAGTGAATATCAGCGACAATTGGCAGTGGGCTTTGCTTTTTTATCTGCCTTAGCCCTTCAATGTCTTCTTTGTTAAAAACAGCGCAGCGCACAAGATCAGCACCAGCAAAATACAGCCTGTTAATCTGCTCTAGCGTAGCTTCTATCTCTCTAGTTTTGCTAAAAGTCATGCTTTGGACGCTGATTTTAGCATCGCCTCCGATTTTTACGCCACCTACATTTATTTGTCTAGTTTTATAGCGATTTATTTTTGTCATTTTTGCTCTTTTTGGGAATTTTGATGGTAGATTTTAGCAAATTTTGGCTTAGAAAATTAAATGAATTCAAGCGATAATAAAACATAAAAAGCCTTATTTGAAATTAAGCTTTTTATGTTTTTTAGCGTGTTAGTTCGCTTGGCAGCTCAAAAATCGCCCCAAAGTCTTTTGTAAGTGCTGCGCGAAATCTAAGCCCCAAAATCTCAGTCTCATAAGAGTGTAAAAACACTCTTTTTGCCGTGCTTTTAGCGTATTTGCTATCTCCATATACGCCGTATCCTGCGTGGGCTAGGTGAACTCTTATTTGATGAGTTCTACCAGTTTCAATCTCGATTTTTGCTAGGGTTTTTTTGCCCTCGCATAGCAAGGGCGAGACGTGAGTGATGGCTGTTTTGCCGTTTTTTAGATCGATTTTACTAAACGCCCCACTCTTGGTTTTTATGGTAGAAAGCGGCAAATCAATATCTAAATCCTCAGCCAAAATTCCCACTAAAATAGCATAATAAGTCTTTTTGACCCTACATGCTTTAAACTGGGCAATTGCCTTAGCTCTAAACTCTTCATTTTTAGCTAGTAGTAGCACGCCGCTTGTCTCTTTATCAAGGCGGTTTAAAAGCGTGATATTTTTATCACTTTTTGCTAGATTTTCTGCAATTTTTTCGCTTACAGCGAATGCTGGTTTATTTAGAGCGATTATATTATTATCTTCATAAATTATCTTTGGTTTTTCAATGCGGATTAGCTTAAACTCAGTTTTCTCGCTCATCAAAGCTCTAGCGATGACGATTTTTTCGCCCTTTGCGCTTACTACGCCAGCATCGATTAAAGCCTTTGCTTCATTGTTTGAGATGCCTTCTTGCTTGGCTAAGATTTTATAGGCTTGTAGCATTTTTATCCTTTTATTTGTTCTAAAATATCATTAAAATCGCAGCTTTGCGTGATTTGCGAGCTAAACTTTTCATGCGCCAAAAGAGCTGCCGATTTAAAATCACTAGCAATTTTGATGCCCTTTACTGCGCTATAAAGCACTTTTTGGTTA
Above is a genomic segment from Campylobacter magnus containing:
- a CDS encoding DUF3972 domain-containing protein, with the protein product MKTYLEISEFCKLVHLNRQTVDEMLARGALISKEEDGKIYIEADENSIIASGAKSTSVEKAPEQNNSILAGASFIEKTIGTILNLHEKVLDAKDETLEALKSENKFLKEALYSMQELYDEDRKTVETLNNQLKIAQDEVEFMKRKYKLMWDKTVASFAAGATEQSKQAEQSNS
- a CDS encoding FAD-dependent oxidoreductase, translating into MKENHYEVVIIGGGISGSAAAYVLARYTDIKSVAIVEKYEGLSTLNSKCTANSQTIHCGDIETNYTYEKAAVVSKKANMISKYGLQHGLNEKHMFAGQKMAIGVGDEECEKIKARYEEFKTLYPYLEFFDKETLKQIEPKIIFDRDGKERPENVVGMGSRGGQYTTVDYGAFSNSFANNAKAQEGKTCDVYLNSQVTKIANVGGKFYITTKNNLSISADFVLVDAGAHSLYLAHQMGYGLEKSCFPVAGSFYMTKQKLLNGKVYMVQNPKLPFAALHGDPDLAEGWCTRFGPTALVIPQLERYHGHVVTFLEFFKTLRLDSKVISAGFDLLKDSDIRNYILRNFLFEIPLINKSTFIKDVRKIVPSIQPDELRYASGFGGVRPQVVDKIQKKLLLGEASINECPGAIFNMTPSPGATSCLGNAKRDAIEICKYLGKSFNEDKFHAELEG
- a CDS encoding M16 family metallopeptidase; amino-acid sequence: MKLLSTEICGYKVPLVYELDESLGLVSLRLIFKNAGKIACKIPGTAYLLARVLEEGAKGDADFYKKLEIKGIELSVQTGTESFNISLLCLKEHFAYALNMLNELLSAPKFEPECFELVKTKTLGYISASKSNLDHQAKLMLNKLIFENHPFGFSKRGDEESLAKIELSDVVSFFKENLILENLFIVLGGNAKTEELKLDFANRGEQKHFGNACIQSDLYKELKMPSEQAYIYFAAPFHVASNKHYKAKVATFILGSSGFGSRLMEEIRVKRGLAYSAYAKNTFSLYKSGVFGYLQTKNENKNEAIELVKKIFFDFTSQGIKEAELESTKNFLLGSEALAKETLFKRLSIAQYEHYMDYELGHIDRDLESIKALSLKELNAFILAHTEICSLSFAVIHG
- a CDS encoding DEAD/DEAH box helicase is translated as MASFEAADSSDLRLVGVSSLLDLALLLPVGFEDFSCTDEPRVGQMCNVAVNIQSQHTAARTLQITAFAPLWNAYIKIAIFNASRWHYAAFKSGKELILHGKLGEYGGFLSLQNPKILKELSGIKAYFKLGLKDERILELKAKYLNAKNLALCGLNDNEINTLLALNANDKNAKELLDNLPNNKEVLNILKFTEIYNHIRKLSSKKTIFSAQKISPNDIREWLKSLPFVPTGDQLKAIDDIKNDLKSDQAKRRVIMGDVGSGKSLVMFATALLAAPKKSIIMAPTSILAQQLYSEAKRLLPSDFSILLVQSGDKKVDFSNATLIIGTHVLLYQKLPKCAVIMIDEQHRFGSAQRHKIELLSSQGEDEKGGLARNSRIPKQNDEQNDKQEGEQILSQNYSANARAHFLQFSATPIPRTLALINSRFVSYSFLKQMPFEKQILTKIIKNTDFNALLEHIRTQIEQGKQTIIVYPLVASNERSNYTSLEEAKSFWFSRFKGVYATHGKDKEKENIVANFAQNGNILLSTTIIEVGISLPRLSTIVVVGAERLGLASLHQLRGRVGRHGGQGWCFLFTKMSTPPQRLIDFCATLDGFEVANIDYKNRQGGDILDGSIQHGATFRFYELEEDITTAAQARAQV
- a CDS encoding flavodoxin domain-containing protein, whose product is MAQIGIVFGSHFGRNETAGAAKYAADYIASKTGADIINATELTENFIASHEKLIFVASTHKKGELQEDFQNKLDVVKAADFSGKTLALVGLGGTANHADTFCDGLVEFLPHIRGAKLVGAYDDGGYAYKNSLAFINGKFVGLVLDVKADADWKARTDKWLESIRADFGFTY
- the dnaB gene encoding replicative DNA helicase, whose amino-acid sequence is MNETLYSLDFESSVLGAILFNPLVLSDVAEIINKDDFYSRDNSQIFKAMSDLASKGEPIDDKFITKELGAGVAQNALNDALSSSGVIDVIKYARHLKELAAKRRLLAVAQSVPQIISEKPLNDALDELSAKLYAISGGEKNTSCKTALEAATLAAAEILRRKDEGTGLLGISTGFGELDRYTNGLKNGDFVIIAARPGMGKTTFALNIVEKVLDNGIGAVFFSLEMPSEQLMFRMFSSLTSVEFGKILKGVSLSDEDIEGIQDTCEKIGSYDFYIYDSGDVTVHKVRTELRKLKEKNPNIGLCVIDYIGLMTNSSNFAERHLQIAEISRQLKLLARELEIPIIALSQLNRSLESRANKRPQLSDLRESGAIEQDADMILFVYRSDYYKEQEAKEQEAKGASEGKAVDAGFRAQSVEDAEIIIGKNRNGPTGSIKMRFDKNYSRFVGIEYEPSNDAQVIELSDES
- the ispG gene encoding flavodoxin-dependent (E)-4-hydroxy-3-methylbut-2-enyl-diphosphate synthase; the protein is MTKINRYKTRQINVGGVKIGGDAKISVQSMTFSKTREIEATLEQINRLYFAGADLVRCAVFNKEDIEGLRQIKKQSPLPIVADIHFNFTYAVEVAKFVDAVRINPGNIGGKDHIKAVVDACGARNLPIRIGVNSGSLEAQFEKAHGRTPKAMVESALYNISLLEEFGFKDIAISLKASDVPTTMAAYRALRPLCEYPFHLGVTEAGTSFHASIKSAMALGGLLLEGIGDTMRVSITGELEEEIKVAKAILQDSGVQPSGVNIISCPTCGRLQSDLVAAIKQVEAACAGITKPLNISVMGCIVNALGEAKGADLAIAFGKGNGMIIKQGEVIARLKEAELVPRFLAELKAISGE
- a CDS encoding pseudouridine synthase family protein; translation: MLQAYKILAKQEGISNNEAKALIDAGVVSAKGEKIVIARALMSEKTEFKLIRIEKPKIIYEDNNIIALNKPAFAVSEKIAENLAKSDKNITLLNRLDKETSGVLLLAKNEEFRAKAIAQFKACRVKKTYYAILVGILAEDLDIDLPLSTIKTKSGAFSKIDLKNGKTAITHVSPLLCEGKKTLAKIEIETGRTHQIRVHLAHAGYGVYGDSKYAKSTAKRVFLHSYETEILGLRFRAALTKDFGAIFELPSELTR